The following are encoded together in the Glycine max cultivar Williams 82 chromosome 8, Glycine_max_v4.0, whole genome shotgun sequence genome:
- the LOC100306221 gene encoding cytochrome c-type biogenesis CcmH-like mitochondrial protein-like isoform X1 — protein sequence MASEDDAVKKAMIVDARARNISHNVRCTECGSQSIEDSQADIAILLRKLIRDEIQSGKTDKDIYKKLEDEFGETVLYTPKFDMQTAALWLLPLLIAGSAAGVWAYNRHKQKTNVHIMALNLVRGVPLTPKEKETMLDILTPPRSQGVRTPFWWRRWLGQ from the exons ATGGCGAGTGAGGATGATGCAGTGAAGAAGGCAATGATAGTAGATGCTCGTGCAAGAAACATTAGTCATAATGTGAGGTGCACGGAGTGTGGGAGTCAATCCATTGAGGATTCTCAAGCAGACATTGCCATTTTGCTCAGGAAG TTAATTCGTGATGAAATTCAATCTGGAAAGACTGACAAGGACATCTACAAAAAGCTTGAGGACGAATTTGGAGAGACTGTACTCTATACGCCCAAGTTTGATATGCAGACAGCAGCTTTGTGGTTATTAccg CTCTTAATTGCAGGTTCAGCTGCAGGAGTATGGGCTTACAACAGGCATAAACAAAAGACTAATGTCCACATCATGGCTTTGAACCTTGTTAGAGGTGTTCCATTGACCCCAAAAGAGAAGGAAACAATGCTTGATATTCTTACACCACCTCGTTCCCAGGGAGTTAGGACACCCTTCTGGTGGAGGAGATGGCTAGGTCAATGA
- the LOC100810660 gene encoding probable plastidic glucose transporter 3 isoform X1 has protein sequence MRGRQRVSSREHILGHDKDENLASVRIPNAKPCWRRSLRHVIVASLSSFLYGYHIGVVNETLESISIDLGFSGNTMAEGLVVSICLGGAFVGSLFSGWIADGVGRRRSFQLCALPMIIGAGMSATAKTLWGMLLGRLFVGTGMGLGPPVAALYVAEVSPPAVRGAFGALTQIATCLGLMGSLFIGIPAKDIVGGGFVSGYLSFLLQCLPFLWRSVQRVLIGFSRHLYFFDFVQRGRTIEAEASFEKLLGGVHVKPAMNELSKSDRGDGSDSVKLSELICGRYFRVMFIGSTLFALQQLSGINAVFYFSSTVFESFGVPSAIANTCVGVCNLLGSVVAMILMDKLGRKVLLLGSFLGMGLSMGVQVIAASSFASGFGSMYLSVGGMLLFVLSFAFGAGPVPCLIMSEILPSNIRAKAMAICLAVHWVINFFVGLFFLRLLELIGAQLLYSIFGFCCLIAVVFVKKNILETKGKSLQEIEIALLAQEAN, from the exons ATGCGGGGACGGCAGCGAGTGTCATCAAGGGAACACATACTTGGCCACgataaagatgaaaatttag CTTCAGTTCGTATACCAAATGCCAAACCTTGTTGGCGGCGGTCTTTGCGGCATGTAATTGTGGCTtctctttcttcattcttgtatgGATACCATATTGG AGTAGTCAATGAAACCTTAGAGAGCATTTCTATAGATCTTGGCTTTAGTGGGAATACCATGGCTGAGG GTCTTGTAGTAAGTATATGCTTAGGAGGTGCTTTTGTTGGATCTCTGTTCAGTGGATGGATTGCAGATGGTGTTGGGCGTAGAAGAAGTTTCCAGTTGTGTGCTTTGCCTATGATAATTGGGGCTGGAATGAG TGCAACAGCAAAAACTCTTTGGGGCATGCTTTTGGGACGGTTATTTGTTGGTACTGGAATGGGACTTGGTCCACCTGTTGCAGCTCTTTATGTGGCTGAG GTCTCACCTCCAGCGGTACGAGGTGCTTTTGGGGCCTTAACGCAAATTGCAACATGTCTTGGACTCATGGGTTCTCTCTTTATTGGAATTCCAGCCAAGGATATAGTTG GTGGCGGATTTGTTTCTGGGTATCTGTCATTCCTGCTACAATGCTTGCCCTTTTTATGGAGATCTGTGCAGAGAGTCCTCATTGGCTTTTCAAG GCACTTATATTtctttgattttgttcagaGAGGAAGAACCATTGAAGCTGAAGCTTCATTTGAGAAGCTCTTGGGAGGAGTACATGTGAAACCTGCAATGAATGAACTTTCAAAGTCTGACAGAGGCGATGGATCtgattcagtaaaactttcagaaTTAATCTGTGGCCGCTATTTCAGAG TGATGTTCATTGGATCTACACTTTTTGCGTTGCAGCAGCTATCTGGCATAAATGCTGTTTTCTATTTCTCTTCAACTGTCTTTGAAAGTTTTGGTGTACCATCTGCTATTGCAAACACATGTGTAGGAGTTTGCAATTTATTGG GGTCAGTAGTTGCAATGATTCTGATGGATAAACTTGGAAGGAAAGTGCTGCTCCTGGGTAGCTTTCTGGGCATG GGGTTATCAATGGGTGTACAAGTCATCGCTGCAAGTTCTTTTGCATCAGGATTTGGATCAATGTATTTATCTGTTGGTGGCATGTTACT GTTTGTGCTGTCATTTGCTTTCGGCGCTGGTCCAGTTCCTTGTCTTATCATGTCTGAAATACTACCCAGCAATATCAGAGCAAAGGCAATGGCAATTTGCCTGGCTGTGCATTGG GTGATAAACTTCTTCGTGGGTCTATTTTTTTTGCGCTTGCTGGAGCTAATTGGGGCGCAACTCCTGTATAGTATTTTTGGGTTTTGTTGTTTGATAGCGGTggtttttgtgaagaaaaataTTCTGGAAACAAAAGGGAAGTCACTTCAGGAAATTGAAATTGCACTTCTTGCACAAGAAGCAAACTAA
- the LOC100810660 gene encoding probable plastidic glucose transporter 3 isoform X2, whose product MRGRQRVSSREHILGHDKDENLASVRIPNAKPCWRRSLRHVIVASLSSFLYGYHIGVVNETLESISIDLGFSGNTMAEGLVVSICLGGAFVGSLFSGWIADGVGRRRSFQLCALPMIIGAGMSATAKTLWGMLLGRLFVGTGMGLGPPVAALYVAEVSPPAVRGAFGALTQIATCLGLMGSLFIGIPAKDIVGWWRICFWVSVIPATMLALFMEICAESPHWLFKRGRTIEAEASFEKLLGGVHVKPAMNELSKSDRGDGSDSVKLSELICGRYFRVMFIGSTLFALQQLSGINAVFYFSSTVFESFGVPSAIANTCVGVCNLLGSVVAMILMDKLGRKVLLLGSFLGMGLSMGVQVIAASSFASGFGSMYLSVGGMLLFVLSFAFGAGPVPCLIMSEILPSNIRAKAMAICLAVHWVINFFVGLFFLRLLELIGAQLLYSIFGFCCLIAVVFVKKNILETKGKSLQEIEIALLAQEAN is encoded by the exons ATGCGGGGACGGCAGCGAGTGTCATCAAGGGAACACATACTTGGCCACgataaagatgaaaatttag CTTCAGTTCGTATACCAAATGCCAAACCTTGTTGGCGGCGGTCTTTGCGGCATGTAATTGTGGCTtctctttcttcattcttgtatgGATACCATATTGG AGTAGTCAATGAAACCTTAGAGAGCATTTCTATAGATCTTGGCTTTAGTGGGAATACCATGGCTGAGG GTCTTGTAGTAAGTATATGCTTAGGAGGTGCTTTTGTTGGATCTCTGTTCAGTGGATGGATTGCAGATGGTGTTGGGCGTAGAAGAAGTTTCCAGTTGTGTGCTTTGCCTATGATAATTGGGGCTGGAATGAG TGCAACAGCAAAAACTCTTTGGGGCATGCTTTTGGGACGGTTATTTGTTGGTACTGGAATGGGACTTGGTCCACCTGTTGCAGCTCTTTATGTGGCTGAG GTCTCACCTCCAGCGGTACGAGGTGCTTTTGGGGCCTTAACGCAAATTGCAACATGTCTTGGACTCATGGGTTCTCTCTTTATTGGAATTCCAGCCAAGGATATAGTTGGTTG GTGGCGGATTTGTTTCTGGGTATCTGTCATTCCTGCTACAATGCTTGCCCTTTTTATGGAGATCTGTGCAGAGAGTCCTCATTGGCTTTTCAAG aGAGGAAGAACCATTGAAGCTGAAGCTTCATTTGAGAAGCTCTTGGGAGGAGTACATGTGAAACCTGCAATGAATGAACTTTCAAAGTCTGACAGAGGCGATGGATCtgattcagtaaaactttcagaaTTAATCTGTGGCCGCTATTTCAGAG TGATGTTCATTGGATCTACACTTTTTGCGTTGCAGCAGCTATCTGGCATAAATGCTGTTTTCTATTTCTCTTCAACTGTCTTTGAAAGTTTTGGTGTACCATCTGCTATTGCAAACACATGTGTAGGAGTTTGCAATTTATTGG GGTCAGTAGTTGCAATGATTCTGATGGATAAACTTGGAAGGAAAGTGCTGCTCCTGGGTAGCTTTCTGGGCATG GGGTTATCAATGGGTGTACAAGTCATCGCTGCAAGTTCTTTTGCATCAGGATTTGGATCAATGTATTTATCTGTTGGTGGCATGTTACT GTTTGTGCTGTCATTTGCTTTCGGCGCTGGTCCAGTTCCTTGTCTTATCATGTCTGAAATACTACCCAGCAATATCAGAGCAAAGGCAATGGCAATTTGCCTGGCTGTGCATTGG GTGATAAACTTCTTCGTGGGTCTATTTTTTTTGCGCTTGCTGGAGCTAATTGGGGCGCAACTCCTGTATAGTATTTTTGGGTTTTGTTGTTTGATAGCGGTggtttttgtgaagaaaaataTTCTGGAAACAAAAGGGAAGTCACTTCAGGAAATTGAAATTGCACTTCTTGCACAAGAAGCAAACTAA
- the LOC100306487 gene encoding protein CURVATURE THYLAKOID 1C-like, translating into MASIVASLPPPLLLPARKYHPGNFPSSPFSLLSGRRNHVSFVVKASGESSESSTTLTVFKSVQNVWDQPEDRLGLIGLGFAAIAAFWASTNLIAAIDKLPVFPTVLELIGIFYSVWFTYRYLIFKPDREELFQILNKSASDILGQ; encoded by the exons ATGGCTTCCATTGTTGCAAGCTTGCCGCCACCATTGCTGCTCCCTGCTAGAAAATATCATCCGGGCAACTTCCCAAGTTcccctttttctcttctttcag GGAGACGGAATCATGTTTCTTTTGTTGTGAAGGCTTCTGGAGAAAGTTCTGAATCTTCAACTACCCTTACTGTTTTTAAGTCTGTTCAGAATGTT TGGGATCAACCTGAGGACCGTCTGGGACTTATTGGTTTGGGATTTGCAGCCATAGCAGCATTTTGGGCATCAACAAATTTGATTGCG GCCATTGACAAATTGCCAGTTTTCCCAACAGTACTGGAATTAATTGGAATATTTTACTCTGTG tGGTTTACTTATCGCTATCTCATATTCAAACCTGACCG GGAAGAGCTTTTTCAAATCTTGAACAAGTCAGCATCAGATATCTTGGGCCAGTAA
- the LOC100306487 gene encoding protein CURVATURE THYLAKOID 1C-like isoform X1, with amino-acid sequence MASIVASLPPPLLLPARKYHPGNFPSSPFSLLSGRRNHVSFVVKASGESSESSTTLTVFKSVQNVWDQPEDRLGLIGLGFAAIAAFWASTNLIAAIDKLPVFPTVLELIGIFYSVVSAVLHNWCVFLLMPIMFLLTFPFNFSGLLIAISYSNLTGKSFFKS; translated from the exons ATGGCTTCCATTGTTGCAAGCTTGCCGCCACCATTGCTGCTCCCTGCTAGAAAATATCATCCGGGCAACTTCCCAAGTTcccctttttctcttctttcag GGAGACGGAATCATGTTTCTTTTGTTGTGAAGGCTTCTGGAGAAAGTTCTGAATCTTCAACTACCCTTACTGTTTTTAAGTCTGTTCAGAATGTT TGGGATCAACCTGAGGACCGTCTGGGACTTATTGGTTTGGGATTTGCAGCCATAGCAGCATTTTGGGCATCAACAAATTTGATTGCG GCCATTGACAAATTGCCAGTTTTCCCAACAGTACTGGAATTAATTGGAATATTTTACTCTGTGGTAAGTGCTGTGCTGCATAATTGGTGTGTGTTTCTATTAATGCCAATTATGTTTCTATTAacttttcctttcaatttcagtGGTTTACTTATCGCTATCTCATATTCAAACCTGACCG GGAAGAGCTTTTTCAAATCTTGA